A stretch of DNA from Terriglobales bacterium:
TGAACCGGGTGAGCCACCTGATCGTCGGCACCTTCAGCAAGCTGACGGTGGCGCAGGACTTCGAACTGCGCAAGTCGGTGCGCGCCGCCGGCGCCCAGTACCAGGTGGTGAAGAACACCCTGGCCGAGCGCGCCGCCAAGGGCACCAAGGTGGAGCCCGCGCTGAAGGACCTGACCGGCGTGACCTCCATCGCCTACACCAGCGGCGACCCCGTGGCCCTGGCCAAGGCGCTCTCCAAGTACGCGAAGGACAACCCGGAATTCATGGTCCGGGCCGGGGTCGTGGAAGGGCGCGCTCTCTCCGTGAAGGAGTTGGAAGCGCTGGCGACGCTGCCGTCGCGGGAGGAAGTGTTC
This window harbors:
- the rplJ gene encoding 50S ribosomal protein L10, which encodes MAVTKAKKKEQVEKLSADLNRVSHLIVGTFSKLTVAQDFELRKSVRAAGAQYQVVKNTLAERAAKGTKVEPALKDLTGVTSIAYTSGDPVALAKALSKYAKDNPEFMVRAGVVEGRALSVKELEALATLPSREEVFSKLLFLIQAPAQRLVTVMNAVGRDVAVVLNQGVEKKKFREA